From a region of the Balaenoptera acutorostrata chromosome 14, mBalAcu1.1, whole genome shotgun sequence genome:
- the MPC1 gene encoding mitochondrial pyruvate carrier 1 isoform X1, whose amino-acid sequence MKKSPEIISGRMTFALCCYSLTFMRFAYKVQPRNWLLFACHATNEVAQLIQGGRLLRHEMSKKASA is encoded by the exons ATGAAGAAGTCTCCGGAGATTATCAGTGGGCGGATGACATTTG CCCTCTGCTGTTACTCCCTGACGTTCATGAGATTCGCCTACAAGGTGCAGCCTCGGAACTGGCTTCTGTTCGCCTGCCACGCCACAAACGAAGTAGCCCAGCTCATCCAGGGCGGACGGCTGCTCCGGCATGA GATGTCTAAAAAGGCCTCAGCATAA